The following are encoded together in the Rana temporaria chromosome 12, aRanTem1.1, whole genome shotgun sequence genome:
- the LOC120918389 gene encoding salivary glue protein Sgs-3-like: MEDIQAHVLRQYLLNSDFCLNLNPTMTNPAMTNPAMTNPTLTNPTLTNPTLTNPTLTNPTLTNPAMTNPTMINPTMTNPTMTNPTMTNPALTNPALTNPALTNPALTNPALTNPAMTNPAMTNTDQPNTDQPNTDQPNTDQPNTDQPNTDQPSSDQASSDPPNTDPPNTDPPNTDPPNTDPPNTDPPNTDPPNTDQPNTDQPNTDPPNTDPPNTDPHNTDPPNTDPKVCN; the protein is encoded by the coding sequence ATGGAGGATATTCAGGCTCATGTACTTAGACAATATTTGTTAAACTCTGATTTCTGCTTAAACCTCAACCCAACAATGACCAACCCAGCAATGACCAACCCAGCAATGACCAACCCAACACTCACCAACCCAACACTCACCAACCCAACACTCACCAACCCAACACTCACCAACCCAACACTCACCAACCCAGCAATGACCAACCCAACAATGATCAACCCAACAATGACCAACCCAACAATGACCAACCCAACAATGACCAACCCAGCACTGACCAACCCAGCACTGACCAACCCAGCACTGACCAACCCAGCACTGACCAACCCAGCACTGACCAACCCAGCAATGACCAACCCAGCAATGACCAACACTGACCAACCCAACACTGACCAACCCAACACTGACCAACCCAACACTGACCAACCCAACACTGACCAACCCAACACTGACCAACCCAGCAGTGACCAAGCCAGCAGTGACCCACCCAACACTGACCCACCCAACACTGACCCACCCAACACTGACCCACCCAACACTGACCCACCCAACACTGACCCACCCAACACTGACCCACCCAACACTGACCAACCCAACACTGACCAACCCAACACTGACCCACCCAACACTGACCCACCCAACACTGACCCACACAACACTGACCCACCCAACACTGACCCTAAAGTATGCAATTAA